A genomic window from Ictalurus punctatus breed USDA103 unplaced genomic scaffold, Coco_2.0 Super-Scaffold_100060, whole genome shotgun sequence includes:
- the LOC128630780 gene encoding E3 ubiquitin-protein ligase UBR2-like produces the protein MCLPPNLLQLYYNHQELLDPLLQGWCSHPGMQQCLQSPETLISFPRESNNLIDLPEDYCALINQAFSFTCPKSDGVKS, from the exons atgtgtctGCCTCCTAACCTGCTCCAGCTCTATTATAATCACCAGGAGCTTCTGGATCCCCTGCTTCAGGG GTGGTGCTCACATCCAGGCATGCAACAATGTCTCCAGTCACCTGAAACCCTTATAAG ttTTCCTCGGGAATCCAATAATCTAATTGATTTACCAGAGGATTACTGTGCACTGATCAACCAGGCTTTCAGCTtcac CTGTCCTAAGTCAGATGGAGTTAAGTCTTGA